One region of Bdellovibrio bacteriovorus genomic DNA includes:
- a CDS encoding LTA synthase family protein translates to MGDMFGPTSRLLKVFALALLALLFYFFARVEFLLWNWSLFKSKAVSDILWSFIVGLRFDISAVLSLSAPLILAAMVPWPRSWQKGWQWLLALGFTVLQIPLFILNLGDTEFINFVGRRFTYDSLFIMGELQGKIWNFISSYWILFLINTALVVLFVFAIFRLSFKEQKGVYWTGQRKKPLGYWLSHAFLSFVAIVISVIGIRGGLQSKPVNFVSANVFSAPLLNNLVLNSSFTFIKSYGAQGLKQEKYFENKDDMLRHLNGAYVGSKLEGLRSPKPQNIVLIILESFGEEYLGPVNGKSYTPFMDSLMEKSLVFKNAYANGRRSIEGVGAVMAGIPALMSEPFISSHFTSNYFLGLGTLLSQKGYSTSFFHGGHNGTMYFDSFMQSAGVEKYFGSKEYNNPSDDDGVWGIWDEPFLQWMLVQLDSVPQPFMTSVFTLSSHQPFKVPAQYKDQFPEGPIEILKTVAYTDFALKKFFEEAAKKPWYKDTLFIVTADHTSMHYRKEYENDLGSYRIPLFLYHPSFKFPQVDTEKIVQQIDIPPTVLDFLGIPEKDKNYLGSSMFVDGDKSAVNFIDGRYLLFANDFYLRWTPGHNEPQMYSLLDRDGVKELQGSEISADQQARKLALEQKLKATIQYFNEGMWDNKLYYPTR, encoded by the coding sequence ATGGGCGATATGTTTGGACCGACGTCACGGCTGCTAAAAGTCTTTGCTTTAGCGCTCTTAGCCCTGCTTTTTTATTTCTTCGCACGCGTAGAGTTTCTGCTATGGAATTGGAGCCTTTTTAAATCCAAGGCAGTTTCAGACATTCTGTGGTCCTTCATTGTCGGTCTGCGCTTTGATATTTCGGCGGTCTTAAGCCTTTCCGCCCCTTTGATTTTAGCCGCCATGGTTCCGTGGCCTCGCAGCTGGCAAAAAGGGTGGCAGTGGCTTTTGGCTTTGGGTTTCACGGTCCTGCAGATCCCTCTTTTTATTTTAAATCTGGGCGATACGGAGTTTATTAATTTCGTGGGCCGCCGCTTTACTTATGACAGCCTTTTTATTATGGGCGAGTTGCAGGGGAAGATCTGGAATTTTATTTCCAGTTATTGGATTTTATTTCTGATCAACACCGCTTTGGTGGTGTTATTTGTTTTCGCGATCTTCCGTCTTAGTTTTAAAGAGCAAAAAGGCGTTTACTGGACAGGGCAAAGAAAAAAGCCGCTGGGGTATTGGCTATCGCACGCCTTCTTGTCGTTCGTAGCGATTGTGATTTCGGTCATAGGAATTCGCGGAGGTTTGCAAAGTAAGCCTGTGAATTTTGTCAGTGCCAATGTGTTTTCAGCGCCGTTATTAAATAATCTCGTTTTAAATTCGTCTTTTACGTTTATTAAAAGTTACGGCGCCCAAGGGCTTAAACAGGAAAAGTACTTTGAAAATAAAGACGACATGTTAAGACACTTAAATGGTGCTTACGTCGGTTCAAAATTGGAAGGACTTCGTTCGCCAAAACCTCAGAATATCGTTTTGATTATTTTGGAAAGTTTTGGGGAGGAGTACTTAGGCCCTGTGAATGGCAAAAGCTATACGCCCTTCATGGATTCTTTAATGGAAAAATCTTTGGTCTTTAAAAACGCCTATGCCAACGGTCGTCGTTCGATCGAAGGTGTGGGCGCGGTGATGGCGGGGATTCCAGCCTTGATGAGCGAGCCTTTTATCTCCTCACACTTCACTTCCAATTACTTTTTGGGTTTGGGCACTTTGCTTTCGCAAAAAGGCTACTCGACGAGTTTCTTCCACGGCGGTCATAACGGTACGATGTATTTCGACTCTTTTATGCAAAGTGCAGGTGTGGAAAAATACTTTGGTTCAAAAGAATACAATAATCCTTCCGATGACGATGGCGTGTGGGGGATTTGGGATGAGCCCTTTTTGCAATGGATGCTGGTGCAACTGGACTCTGTGCCTCAGCCTTTCATGACTTCGGTTTTCACACTTTCTTCGCACCAACCTTTCAAAGTTCCGGCGCAGTACAAGGATCAATTTCCTGAAGGGCCGATAGAGATTCTAAAAACAGTTGCTTACACGGACTTCGCTTTAAAAAAATTCTTTGAAGAAGCGGCTAAGAAACCTTGGTACAAGGACACTCTTTTTATTGTGACGGCCGATCATACGTCCATGCACTATCGTAAAGAGTATGAAAATGACCTGGGCAGCTACCGTATTCCTCTTTTCCTGTACCATCCTTCATTCAAATTTCCTCAAGTGGATACCGAAAAAATTGTTCAGCAAATTGATATTCCTCCGACAGTTTTGGATTTTTTAGGCATTCCTGAAAAAGATAAGAACTATTTAGGAAGTTCGATGTTCGTGGACGGGGACAAGTCGGCGGTGAATTTTATTGATGGACGTTATCTTCTTTTTGCCAATGACTTTTACCTGCGTTGGACGCCAGGGCATAATGAGCCGCAGATGTATTCTTTATTAGACCGTGATGGTGTTAAAGAACTGCAGGGCTCTGAAATCAGCGCTGATCAACAGGCTCGCAAACTTGCATTGGAGCAAAAGCTGAAAGCCACTATTCAGTATTTCAATGAAGGTATGTGGGACAATAAGCTTTATTATCCTACACGCTAG
- a CDS encoding BolA/IbaG family iron-sulfur metabolism protein, with product MKERLESHYQGAKIEVYDLTGTQDHYEVFVESPVFAGMTRIQQHQHVMACFGPELKTGEVHALSIKTKIK from the coding sequence ATGAAAGAAAGATTAGAATCTCACTACCAAGGCGCGAAGATCGAAGTTTACGATCTTACAGGCACTCAAGATCACTATGAGGTGTTCGTGGAAAGCCCTGTGTTCGCGGGGATGACTCGCATTCAACAGCATCAGCATGTGATGGCTTGCTTTGGTCCAGAATTAAAGACTGGCGAGGTTCACGCACTCTCAATCAAGACTAAGATTAAGTAA
- the grxD gene encoding Grx4 family monothiol glutaredoxin, giving the protein MTTHERIDSILNQNKIVLFMKGTQQFPMCGFSARACAILQDIGVQFHDVNVLEDEEIRSGIKEYGNWPTIPQLYINKQLVGGSDIMMEMYQSGELQELLK; this is encoded by the coding sequence ATGACAACTCATGAAAGAATTGATTCCATTCTAAATCAAAACAAAATCGTGCTTTTCATGAAAGGCACTCAACAATTCCCTATGTGCGGTTTTTCTGCACGTGCTTGCGCGATCTTGCAAGACATCGGCGTTCAATTCCATGACGTGAATGTTCTTGAAGACGAAGAAATCCGTTCAGGTATCAAAGAATACGGCAACTGGCCGACAATTCCGCAACTTTACATCAACAAACAATTGGTGGGCGGAAGCGATATCATGATGGAAATGTACCAATCTGGAGAGCTGCAAGAGCTTCTAAAATAA
- a CDS encoding YgaP family membrane protein: MRCNVAVWDRILRFVIGVFLTAYAIAGGPFWAYIGLYGLITAAWGLCPVYAFFRIRTLKDYHRAIPDEE; encoded by the coding sequence ATGAGATGTAATGTTGCCGTTTGGGACCGCATTTTAAGGTTTGTTATTGGCGTATTCTTAACTGCGTACGCCATCGCCGGCGGTCCCTTTTGGGCTTACATCGGTTTGTATGGCCTCATCACCGCTGCTTGGGGCTTGTGTCCTGTCTACGCCTTCTTTAGAATAAGAACTCTGAAAGATTATCATCGCGCGATTCCTGACGAAGAATAG